The DNA sequence GATTGCTGCCTCAGAGTTACCTGCCTTGAACGTCATCACAGCCTGGATTGTGCACTGGCTGGAACACAAGTGATTGTCTGTTAGTACTTTTACTGATTTCAAGGAGGATCGCTTATGACCGTCGAAACCTACTCTCAAAAAGCCAAGAAGCTGTCAGAAAAGATTGAACAGACCATTGCCCTGAGAACCGGCAGTCAGGTTCAGTCGCTGAAAGTGGATATTCTGGGAGAGATCGTCGTGCTTTCGGGACGCACTGATTCCTTTTACCACAAACAGCTGGCAACCCACGCCGCACTGAGTGAAATCGATCAGTACGCCCTCACCAACAACATTCGCGTTGAATCCTGATCGAGGTCTGCTTTCCTGCAGGATTCAGGGAAGGTCTCACACCGTAATGGAATCTGAGCCAGCGACAGGATCAGGATGATCTCTCGCGGCTGATTCCCCGACTATCAACCGACTCGAAACCGTTCAGCCCTCTGACTGCTCACCGGCTGAGGTGGACTCGGTGCCCTCTTTGTTTCGGCTGCCGAACTGAAACTTCTTCTCTTCCCCCCGCATGATCCGTCCCAGGTTGCTGCGATGACGGATAATAATCAACAGGGGAACCGCGATACTGAATGCGGTCAGACTCCATTTTTCCCGCGTGAAGGCTGCACTTCCCAGTTGCACGAACTGGGCGATGCCAAACGCGAGTGCCGCCACAATCGAACTGAGCGCCACGATCCGCGAGACAAAAAATGTCAGCGCAAATGCCCCGACAGCCGCCAGGGTTGACCAGGGTCCTAGTACCAGAATCACACCCAGACTGGTCGCAACTCCTTTGCCTCCGCGAAAGCCAAGCCAGACCGGAAACATGTGCCCGACGATCGTGGCGATGCCACTCAAAACGCGGGCATGATCGAAGTCGGGGGAATCCGGGCTGACAAACAGCGCGGGGATAAACAGGACCGGCAGCAGTCCCTTCAGTGCATCGAGCACCAGTACCACAATGCCCCATTTGGCGCCCAACGTGCGGGCCACGTTTGTCGCACCGATGTTTCCACTGCCGACCTTACGGATATCGGTTCCGGCAACCAGCCTGGCTGTCACCAGGCCAAAAGGAATGGAACCGGCCAGATAGGAGAGGACCGCGACAAAAAACCAGAAATAATCTGTAAACATCAGCAGGGGCGATTCGTATAATAAAGTCAGAGGCATGACAGGACGTTTTCTGTGCTCGTGATAATACCCGACAGCGGTAGATGAGCACAACGACAGGTCCTGACGCCAGTTACAAATAATCAACATCAGTACCCACCAGCCGGGGTCCAGCGATGATTCTATTCGCCTCCCCGGTTAAAAATCTGACAAACTGTTAGCCCTGTCCCCTTGAATGTATTATTCTGAACAGGACAGGGCTCCCTTCTTTGATACTCTGTTTCTCTCTCTCACAAAACCATGACAGAAAAAGCACTCCCTATTCTCTCGTCCGGCAATGCGTCTCCAGCGGATCGCGATCAGGGTCTGTATCCCGCGCGCTGGTGGCATCGTGAGGGAGAAAAAATCGTCTGTGATCTCTGTCCCCGTGCCTGCGCCCTGGGGGAAAATGATCGAGGATTCTGCTTCGTCCGCCAGAATCTGGGCGGCGAGATGGCACTGACCACCTTTGGTCGCAGTACCGGATTCTGTGTCGATCCGATCGAAAAGAAACCGCTGAACCATTTTTATCCCGGTTCAAGCGTCCTGTCTTTCGGAACCGCAGGCTGTAACCTGGGTTGTAAGTTCTGTCAGAACTGGGACATTTCCAAATCGCGGGAAATCGAACGTCTGAGCGCCCGGGCTTTCCCGGAAGAAATTGCCCATGTCGCCGCACAACTGGGCTGCCAGAGTGTCGCGTTTACCTACAACGACCCGATCATCTGGTCGGAATATGCGATCGAAACTTCCAAAGCCTGTCATGCCCAGGGCGTCAAAACCGTCGCCGTGACAGCAGGTTACATCACCGAGTCAGCCCGCGCGGATTTCTTTGAACACATCGACGCCGCCAATATCGACCTCAAAGCGTTTACCGAAGAATTTTACTACCGCATCACGTTGTCTCATCTCCAACCTGTCCTGGATACCCTGGGCTGGTTAAAACGCGAAACGGATGTCTGGTTCGAAATTACCAACCTGGTGATTCCCCAGGCCAATGATGATGACGACGAATTCCAGCGGATGTGCGACTGGATCCTCAACGAAGTGGGAGACGAAGTCCCGCTGCATTTCTCTGCCTTCCATCCGGATTTCCGCATGCTGGACCGGGGTGGCACTCCCCCAGAAACTCTGATCCGGGCCCGTGAGATCGCACTCGCCGCCGGTTTGAAATATGTCTACACCGGAAACGTGAATGATGTCCGCCGACAGAGTACTTATTGTCCCTCTTGTGGCGAGACACTGATTGAACGCAACTGGTACCAGCTCGGAAAGTATGCCCTGAATGGCAACCGCTGTCAGTATTGTAATACTCAGGTTGCCGGGCATTTTGATCAACGACCGGGCGACTGGGGTCAAAAGCGACTCCCCGTGGATATGCAGTCATTTTTGAAACAGCATCCACTTCCTTCTTCTTCCAGCGAACAGCAGAAAGGTTCCACGTCGATGCAGAGCGATTCCACGACTGCCAGGATCGAACTTTCTCCCGAACATCATCAGAGACTGCTGCAGAAAGCGGCTGCGGTGGTAGTGGGAACAGCGACTCGCACCGTGCCGGCCGAGATCGCTTTGGAAGACCTGGAGAACATGGTCATCAACGGCGCATTTGTCAGCCTCAAACGACAAGGACAGCTCCGTTCCTGCTGTGGTAACTTCGGTCAGCCTCTTCCGCTAGGACAGGCGCTCCATCAGGCAGCCATCCGCGCCGCGAAAGACGACCCGCGGTTTCCCCCCATCTCACCAAGTGAAATCGAACAACTGGACGTTGAAGTCTGGCTGCTCTCCGATCTGGAACTGGTAGAAGAACAGGGCCTCGATCGTTTGAAAGCGGTTCAGGTCGGCCTGCATGGACTGCAGATTCGCGCCGATGGCCGCAGCGGATTATTACTGCCCGGGGTGCCATTGGATCATGGCTGGAGTGAAGAGGAATTTCTGAACCAGACCTGCATCAAAGCGGGGCTCCCTCCGACCGCATGGAAAGATCCGGGAACCACCCTGCTCCGCTATCAGGGCGTTTCCTGTAAGGGCAAGCTGGTCGAGATGCTGGACACTCCGCTGGAGAAAGCGGCGCCTCAGATTCTGAGTCACCGCGAGTTCGCTCAGTATCAGCAGTACATCCAGTCAACGATCGAAGCATTACGATTGGGACAGGTTCCTTCCTACTATTGCCCGCAAGTCTCGGATGCCAATATTCAGGGAGTGGCCCTGATTCTGATTCACGGCAGTTCTTCAGAAGAGCTGGTGCTCTCTAAATGGGCGTTGAAGCAGTCGTTCCCGATGCAGTCGACCGTCTTCTCGATGTGCCAGCAGCTCGCACAGATCATTGCCCGACAGAATTTGAGGCCGGGTGAATTCCAGGTCAAACTGGTGCTGGCGACTGATCCCGCCCTGCATGGCCCGGTCGAAGGACTTAATCTGGAGAACTTCGATTCCCACAACCGCAGTCTGCTCGTGATGGAGGGTCAGAAAACGGGCTGGTTCTATCAGCGGGAAGAGTCCGCAGCCGAAATCATCGCACGGGCCCAGGAGTCAATGTCACTGATGCAGTTGGAAACTGCCCAGGTCGCCAGCATGGCCACACAATCAGCCCTGCCCCGGTTTGAGATCGTCAATCGCCCCCGGGCAGAACTGGGAACGGAAATCCGCCCCACGGGAGTTGCAGGCACGTTTTACCCTGCTGACCCCGAGAGCGTGGAAACGCAGTTGGACGAACTGTTTCGCGATGAAGCGGAACCTCAGTCGTGGGCTGCAGCCATGGTGCCTCATGCAGGCTGGAAGTACTCCGGCAAGATCGCTGCTGATGTTCTACAGCGAATCAAAGTGCCCTCCACGATCATCGTGATCGGTCCCAAGCACACACGGGAGGGTGTGGAATGGGCGGTGGCCCCTCACAAGGTCTGGCAACTGCCTAATGGAAACCTCGAAGCAGACGTCACTCTCGCACGCCGACTGGCTGAGGAGATCTCCGGGCTGGAACTCGATGCCGCCGCACACCGGAGTGAGCATGCCATCGAAGTCGAACTCCCCTTGATCAAACGTCTGGCCCCCGATTCCCACGTCGTCGGCATCGCCATCGGCGGAGGAAACCTGCAGCAATGCGACGAATTCGCGGCGGGGCTGGCTCGGGTCATCGAACAACTGGACGAACCGCCTCTGTTGCTGATCTCCAGCGATATGAATCACTTCGCCACGGATGCCGAAAACCGTCGACTGGATCAACTGGCCCTGGAAAAGATGGACGCCCTT is a window from the Gimesia benthica genome containing:
- the amrB gene encoding AmmeMemoRadiSam system protein B, whose translation is MVINGAFVSLKRQGQLRSCCGNFGQPLPLGQALHQAAIRAAKDDPRFPPISPSEIEQLDVEVWLLSDLELVEEQGLDRLKAVQVGLHGLQIRADGRSGLLLPGVPLDHGWSEEEFLNQTCIKAGLPPTAWKDPGTTLLRYQGVSCKGKLVEMLDTPLEKAAPQILSHREFAQYQQYIQSTIEALRLGQVPSYYCPQVSDANIQGVALILIHGSSSEELVLSKWALKQSFPMQSTVFSMCQQLAQIIARQNLRPGEFQVKLVLATDPALHGPVEGLNLENFDSHNRSLLVMEGQKTGWFYQREESAAEIIARAQESMSLMQLETAQVASMATQSALPRFEIVNRPRAELGTEIRPTGVAGTFYPADPESVETQLDELFRDEAEPQSWAAAMVPHAGWKYSGKIAADVLQRIKVPSTIIVIGPKHTREGVEWAVAPHKVWQLPNGNLEADVTLARRLAEEISGLELDAAAHRSEHAIEVELPLIKRLAPDSHVVGIAIGGGNLQQCDEFAAGLARVIEQLDEPPLLLISSDMNHFATDAENRRLDQLALEKMDALDPDGLLETVRAQHISMCGVLPAVIVMKTLQKMGKLSQVERVGYATSGDVTGDRSRVVGYAGLLIN
- the plsY gene encoding glycerol-3-phosphate 1-O-acyltransferase PlsY — translated: MFTDYFWFFVAVLSYLAGSIPFGLVTARLVAGTDIRKVGSGNIGATNVARTLGAKWGIVVLVLDALKGLLPVLFIPALFVSPDSPDFDHARVLSGIATIVGHMFPVWLGFRGGKGVATSLGVILVLGPWSTLAAVGAFALTFFVSRIVALSSIVAALAFGIAQFVQLGSAAFTREKWSLTAFSIAVPLLIIIRHRSNLGRIMRGEEKKFQFGSRNKEGTESTSAGEQSEG
- a CDS encoding BON domain-containing protein — its product is MTVETYSQKAKKLSEKIEQTIALRTGSQVQSLKVDILGEIVVLSGRTDSFYHKQLATHAALSEIDQYALTNNIRVES